The following nucleotide sequence is from Nesterenkonia xinjiangensis.
GCCCATCGCCGTGGGCGAGGAGCCCGGCGAGGCGCCCCGCGGCTGAACGCCCTCGTCGACCCCGCGACGCCCGGGTTCTTGAGCGCCCGTCGCCCGTGCCTGTCATCGTCAGGCGGGCGGCGGGTCGGCTCAGGACGCCCTCCCCGCTTATCCTGGAGACATGATGACCACCACGACCGCCGCGCGCCTGCCCGAGCCGCTGGCCGAGATCATCGAGGAGTTCCAGGCGGTGCCGGACCAGCAGAAGCTGGAGCTGCTGCTGGAGCTCTCCCGAGAGCTGCCCGAGGTTCCTCCTCGGTATCAGGGCTCCGCCGACTCCATGGAACAGGTGGTGGAATGTCAGACTCCGCTGTTCCTGGCCTTCGAGTACGACGACGAGGCCCGCACAGCCGAGATCGTCTTCTCCGCGCCGCCGGAGGCTCCCACCACCCGAGGCTTCGCCTCGATCCTGCATCAGGGGCTCAACGGCCTCAGCTACGAGGAGATCCTCGCGGTGCCCGATGACGTCCCCGCACGGCTGGGCCTGTCTAAGGCCATCACGCCCCTGCGTCTGCGTGGCATGTCAGCGATGCTGGGCCGCATCAAGCGGAACATCACCGCGCACGTCGCGTCGCTGAGCTGAGGTGCGCCGGTGCGTCGCCGCCGAACAGCTCCGTCACCCACGCCACCACGCTCTGCTCCCAGCGTTCACGGTCGTGGTTCCACTCCTTGACGTGCCGCGCCTGGGTGAACGGTACGAAGGTGACCATCTCGTTCCGCTCGGCGAGGTTCCGTGAGGGGACGTAGGGCACGACGTCGTCATCGCTGCTGTGCAGGATCAGCGTGCGCACGTGAAGCTGGTCGGCACGGTCGATCCAGTTCAACGCCTTGAGGTCCACCGGGGCAGCCAGCCCGGTCACGCGGCGTCCCGCCGGATGCGAGATGAACCAGCTTCCCAGGCGTCCCACGGCCTCCGGGATGCGGTTGGCCCGTGCCTGGTAGCCCAGCACATCGATCCAGTCCACGACCGGCCCGGTGAGCACCAGCCCTCGGATCGCCGGTGCGAGCCGCGACCGGTCCGCAGTCTGCAGAGCGATGGCCCCGCCCATGGACCAGCCGAAGAGCAGGACGTCCTCGGCCCCCTGGTCCAGAGCGTGCTGCACCGCGGCCTCCACGTCCTCCCATTCGGTGATGCCGAGTCCGTAGCGTCCATCGGGCGCGTCCGGGGCCTCGCCGTCGTTGCGGTAGGAGATCAGCAGGGCGTCGATGCCGAGCCGCTCGGCCACCCCCAGCGCACGGATGCCCTCGGCGCGTCGACCCCCACGTCCATGGACCATCACCCCCCAGACGTTCTTCTCAGCCAGCGGGCCGGTGCGGGTGCGCGGGGGCACGTGCCACGCCGGGGCCGGTCCGCCCGGGAGCTCGACGACGACGTCGCGGGAGATGAAGCCGGCGGCGTCGGGCGTCGGGTCCGGCACGGAGGTCCACCATCCCCGGTTCACCTGGCGAAGGTCCCCGTCGTGGACCTTCTCGACGCGGCGGGCGATCGTGCCGTCGCGAGGGCTGAAGGAGCTGATCTCCCCGATCCGTGCGCTGGCCCGGCCACCGTGGAAGTTGAGTCCGTAGGTGCCCTCCACGACCGTCTCGGGAGTGGCCGGCAGGATGACCTCGTCACCGGCGGGTCCACGCACCACAGCGAGGATCTCCAGGTCCTCGGCATGCTCCTTGGCCGGCGTGACCACCACGCGTGCGAAGTGGCCCGCCAGGGCGGAGGCGGCCCCGGCCAGCGTCATGCCGGCGGCCAGGCCGGTGCCGACGCCGAGCATCGAGGCTCGCAGCCAGGGCGTCGGCGGGTCCGGATCGGGAGTCCGTCGGGAACGTCTCTCGGGGAGCCGCTCGATGACCCGTCGGATCCGTGCTGTCAGGCCGCCGACCTGAGCGGGCAGGGCACGCGCTGCCGTGCCGGGCGCGTGAGCGCGGGATGACATGACTGGGAGGCCTCCACGAGGTCGGTTCCGGGTGTCTCGAGGGCCACGATGCCCACAGGTCAGCTTACGCGCGCCTCCGGCCGCGTGCTGTGTTCCACGCCCCAGGCGAGTCCGGTGCCGGGCTGCGCCTGCCGCCTCGGGAAGCTCCGTTGCGGTCCGGACGTTGTGCCTGCTGAACACCGCTGACCCGCAGGGTCGGCGGCCGCGGGCGCCGCACGGGCCCGTGGAGGACACCCGACGATGTGATCGTGATGTGATGGAGCCATGAGCACTGACCAGACCGACCCCGGCGCCCCGGCCGCATTCGCCTCGCTGAGCGACGCTCAGTGGCGAGAACGACTGAGCCCCGAGGAGTACTACGTCCTGCGCCAAGGGGGTACGGAGCGCCCGTTCACCGGAGAGCACTGGGACGCCGGCCAGCCCGGCGTGTATCGCTGCCGCGCCTGCGGCGCCGAGCTCTTCACCTCCGAGACCAAGTTCGACTCCCGCTGCGGGTGGCCGAGCTTCTACCAGCCCGCCGAGGGTGCGAACGTGCGCTATCTTCGCGACACAGGGATGGGCATGGAGCGTGTGGAGGTCCGTTGCGGCTCCTGCGACTCCCACCTGGGACACGTGTTCTCCGGGGAAGGCTTCGACACCCCGACTGATCAGCGATACTGCATCAACTCCCTGTCGATGACCTTCCAGGAGGAGGACGAGTGACCAGCATCGACCTGACCGCCGCTGAGAGGGCCGCGGAGTCAGCGGCACCAGCTGTGCCGGCGGACCTGCTCGACCCGGGCTTCGCCTCGGACAACACCGCCGGGATCTCGCCGGCGGTCCTCGGGGCCATCACCGACGCCAACACGGGTTCTGCCCTCCCCTACGGCGGGGACGGTGTGACAGCACGGCTGGAGCATGTCATCCGTGAGGAGTTCGGATCGCAGGCGCAGATCTTCCCGGTGTTCACCGGCACGGGCGCCAACGTGGTCTCCCTGCAGGCGATGCTGCCTCGCTGGGGAGCCGCCATCTGCACCCGCCAGGCACATGTGAACACTGACGAGGGTGCCGCGCCGGAACGAGTGGGGGCGATCAAGCTGCTGGCCCGCCCTCGCCCCGACGGTCGCCTCACCCCGGAGGACGTCGACGCGGAACTGGGTGCACAGGGCTTCGTCCATGCCGCACAGCCGCTGGCCGTGACGCTCACCCAGTCCACCGAGGTCGGCACCGTCTACTCCCCCGCCCAGATCGCCGCCGTGGCCGAGCGGGCGCACGCCGCGGGCCTGGGAGTGCACATGGACGGATCACGGATCTCCAACGCGGCCGCGGCCTTGGGCGTGTCTCTGCGTGAGGTCACCACCGACGTCGGCGTCGACGTCCTCAGTCTGGGCGGCACCAAGAACGGGGCGCTGGCGGCCGAGGCCGTCGTCGTCCTGAACCCGGACAGGGTGACCGGGCTCGACTACATCCGGAAGTTCTCGATGCAGCTGGCCAGCAAACAGCGGTTCGTCTCCGCCCAGCTGCTCGAGCTCTTCGGCACGGACCTGTGGCGGCGCAACGCCGAGCATGCCAACGCACAGGCGCGGCGGCTGGGCGAGCGGCTCGCGCAGATCGACGGCATCGAACTCTCCTCCCCCGCCCAGGTCAACGCCGTGTTCCCGAAGATGCCCCGCCATGTGGTGGCGGCCCTGCAGTCGCGGTACCTGTGCCATGTCTGGGACGAGGCGGCCGACGGTGACCCGATCATCCGCCTGATGTGCTCCTTCGCCACCTCGGATGCGCAGATCGACGAGCTGGTGGACCACGCGCGCAGAGCCTCCACGGCGCGCCTCGCCCACGGTGGCTGATCCTGTCCATAGGCTGGATGCGTGACAGCACTCGATCCAGCCGGATCTGCGAGGGGACGCGGGCTCGGCCCACAGATCTCCACTCCCGGCATCGACGAGCTCCCAGAGTCCTTCCGCTCGGCCCTGGGGGAGCTGCGCCGTGCCCGACCTCGGCACCAGGCGCTCGTCGAGGAGATCCCGGCCCCGGTGAAACTCGCCCCCTACGCGGTGGCGCTGCGTGCCGAGGTGTTGGAACCTTCGGCGAAGACTCCGGTGCACGGCCCTGCCCGGCTCCGGCCGGCGCCGGAGGAACCGGACATGCTGGCGACGGGGCGCTTCATCCTGCTGCACGATCCCCAAGGCCAGGAGACCTGGGGCGGGACCTTCCGGGTGGTGATCTATATCCGTGCCGAGCTGGACGCGGACATGGGCAACGATCCCCTGCTCGCGGAGGTCGCCTGGACCTGGCTGAGTGATTCGCTGGACCAGTGCGGCGTCGAGCACAGCCACGCCGGCGGCACTGCCACGCGCATCCTCTCGGAGTCCTTCGGCAGTCTCGAGGAGCGTCGGGCCAGCAACACTGTGGAGCTGCGCGCCTCCTGGACGCCCACGGGCTCGCACCTGGGCCGGCACTTGGAAGCCTGGGCCGACATGGTCTGCTCCTTCGCCGGACTCCCGCCCCTGCCCGACGGCGTGGTGGCCCTGCCCCATGTCAGGAGGAACTGACCACATCATGGAGGACCAGGAAGAGCATCTTCCGCCCCTGCTGACCGAGCCCGCCGACGGAGTCCCCTTCGTCATCGACACCCCGCGAGGCCTGCAGCGCTGCGCCGAGGCCCTCGCCGCAGGCACCGGACCGGTGGCGGTCGACGCGGAGCGCGCCTCGGGCTTCCGCTATGGCCAGCGGGCCTTTCTCGTGCAGCTCAAGCGTGAGGGCTCAGGACTCTGGCTGATCGACCCCGAGCCCTTCGACACGCTCATCCCGCTGCAGCGCGCCCTCGGCAGTGCGGAATGGATCCTGCACGCCGCCTCCCAGGATCTTCCCTGCCTGGCCGAGCTGGGGATGCACCCGCACGCGCTCTTCGACACCGAGCTGGGAGCCCGGCTGGCCGGGTTGCCCCGCGTCGGCCTCGGTGCCGTCGTCGAATCCCTGCTGGGCGTCCGGCTGGCCAAGGAGCACTCGGCGGCGGACTGGTCCCGACGCCCTCTGCCGCAGGACTGGCTGCGCTATGCGGCTCTGGACGTCGAGCTGCTGATCGAGCTGCGCTCCTCGCTCAGCCAGATGCTCGAGGAGCAGGGAAAGACGGACTGGGCGGCCCAGGAGTTCGAGCATGTGCGGACGCATCGACCGGCCGCGGTCCCGAGGAAGGACCGATGGCGCAAGACCACCGGGATCAACAAGCTGAAGAGTCCGCGCCGCCTGGCAGCCCTGCGCGAGCTGTGGCGCGCCCGCGAGCACCTGGCCGAGCAGAAGGACATCGCCCCGGGCCACGTGCTCCCCGACTCTGCGTTGGTCGCCGCGGCCCAGGACATGCCCGGGACCGTGCCGCAGCTGTTGGGAGTGCCGGGATTCCACGGGCGTGCCGCCAAACGGGAAGCCCCGCGATGGCTGCGGGCGGTCAAAGCCGGGGCGGCGTCCGAGGACCTTCCTGAACTGCAGCGCCGCACCGGCGCTCCCCCTCCTCCGCGCTCCTGGAAGGACCGGAATCCGCTGGCCTTCCGCCGGTACCGCACGGCCCGGGAGCGCCTGGTCCGGCAGGCCGAGAGGCTGGAGGTCATGTCAGAGATCCTGCTGACTCCGGCGGTGCTCAAGCAGGTCTGCTGGGAACCTCCGGAGCCGATCGATCTCGAGACGGTCGCAGCAGCTCTGGCCGAGCTGGGCGCCCGTCCATGGCAGGTGGAGCAGGCCGCGGCCATCGTCACGGTCGCTCTGCTGGACCCGGACCGTCTGGACGATCTCTGAGGCAGCCGACGAAGGCGCTGGCCAGGTGAGCTACTCGTCGGTAGCATGTGATGCAGAACGCATTCTTCCCTGACGACGACGCTGTGGAGGCACCCATGAACGCGCAGTCCGCCCGCTCCAGCTCCGCCGGAACCGACCGGCAGGCCATCACCCCCGCACAGACCGACTTCTCCGGCTACGCCGCCCTTGCGGAGGCCTTCTCCGACGAGGTGCTCACGCACAGCCGGGTCGAGGACGTCGCACTTCCCGACGACGCCGGCACCCTGGCGCTCATCCGGCTCGACAATGATGCGCCGAAAAGGCCCACCACGCTCGGACCGAACTCGCTCATCGCGTTCGGCGAAGCCGTGGCCGCTCAGCTGCCCCGTGCTGAGTCCGGCGAGATCGTCGGCCTCGCCGTGATCGGCAAGCCCGGATACCTGGTGGCCGGCGCGGATCTCGGCGCGGTCAACACCATCGAATCCTCGGAGCTCGCCCGAAACATGGCTGAGCTGGGCCATCAGGCCTACAACCTGCTCGAAGACTTCCCGGTGCCCAGCTTCGCCTTCATCAACGGCACCGCTCTGGGCGGCGGTCTGGAGATCGCACTGGCGGCCCAGTGGCGCACCGTCTCCACGGGCGCCAAGGCGCTCTCCCTGCCAGAGGCCTTCCTGGGGCTCATCCCCGGATGGGGCGGTGTGTACCGCCTGCCCCGGCTCATCGGCCCCGAGGCGGCCGCGCAGGTGATCTTCAGCAATGCGCTGGCCAACAACCGCACACTCAAGGGCCCGCAGGCCTATGAGCTGGGAATCGCCGACGCCCTGCTCGGGGCCGACGACTTCGAGCAGGAGTCCCTGGCCTTCGCGGCCAGGGTCATCTCCGAGGACCCCGAGACGCTGACCTCACTGACGCGACACCGGGACCGTGACACCTCCGAGGAGGCCTGGGAGCGCGCCGTGGGCTCCGCCCGCAGGACCGTGGCCACGAAGACCGGAGAGTCTGCGCCCGCCCCGGTGAAGGCGCTGGAGGTCTTCACCGCCGGCAAGGATCTGGATCGGGAGCAGGATCGGGTCGCCGAATGCGATGCGCTGGCCGAGCTCATGGTGACCGCCGAGTTCGCCAACACCGTCTACGCCTTCCTGGAGCTGGTCCAGAAGCGCGCCAAGCGTCCGGCCGGAGTGCCGGAGACGGCTCCGCGTCAGGTCGGTAAGGTCGGCATCGTCGGGGCCGGGCTGATGGCCTCTCAGCTCGCCATGGTCTTCGCCCAGCACCTGCAGGTGCCCGTGGTGATGACCGACGTCGACGACGCCCGCGTGGCCAAGGGCCTGGACTTCGTCTCCTCCCAGGTGGAGAAGCTGCAGACGAAGGGCAGGCTGAGCGCCGATCAGGCCGCAGGCCTCAAAAGCCTGGTCACCGGCTCCACGGACAAGTCCGTCTACGCGGACGCCGATTTCATCATCGAGGCGGTCTTCGAGGAGATCGGGGTGAAGAAGCAGGTCTTCGCGGAGCTGGAGGAGATCGTCCCTGCCGAGACGATCCTGGCCACGAACACCTCCTCCCTGTCGGTCACGGAGATGGCCGCCGATCTGCGGCACCCTGAGCGGGTCATCGGTTTTCACTTCTTCAACCCGGTCGCCGTGATGCCGCTGATCGAGATCGCCCGGACCCCGCAGACCGCTGACGAGCCGATCGCCACGGCCTTCGACCTTGCCGCACGGCTGCGCAAGACCCCGGTGCTGACCACCGACTCGGCCGCGTTCGTGGTCAACCGGATCCTGCTGCGCCTCATGGCCGAGGTCCAGAAGGCGTTCGATGAGGGCACCGACGCGGCCACTGCGGACCAGGCACTGCGTCCGATCGGCCTGCCGATGACGCCGTTCACCCTCCTGGCCATGGTGGGCATCCCGGTGGCCCAGCACGTGACCGAGTCGCTGCACGCAGCGTTCGGTGAGAGGTTCCATGTCTCGGACAATCTGCAGCGACTCATCGAGGCAGGCGTCACCGAGATCTGGAGCACCGACGAGGATGGCCGCCCGTACATCAAGGAGGAGACGCTGGCGCTCATCGAGGTGGGCGACTCCCCGCGCACCGGCGAGCAGCTGCTCCACGACGTCGAGGACGCCCTGGCCCAGGAGATCGGTCTGATGCTCACCGAGGGTGTGGTCAGCTCGCCGAAGGACATCGATCTGTGCATGATCCTCGGGGCCGCCTGGCCGATGCACCGCGGCGGCATCACTCCCTACCTGGATCAGATCGGCGCCAGCGCGAGGATCAACGGCCGCACCTTCCACTGAGGTCGGCCCCACAGTCGATCAGCTCGGCCCGGCAGGTGGGCGCGGCACTGCGTTCCTGGTCCCGGTAGACTCGGGACCGATGAGTGACACATGCTGCGCCCGCCGGGCCTTTCTCCGCTCCACCGCTGCCGGGGCCGTCGGCCTGACCGGGCTCTCACTGGCAGCCTGCGGCGGCGGCACGGAGGACTCCGAGTCCGCGGGCGAGGCCGTGCATCCCGGCGACACGTGGGAATCGGTGCTCGCGGCCGAGGAGCTGCCGCCGGGAGCCTCCACGTCAGCCAGCGTCGGAGAGCATGACCTTCTGCTGCACCGCAGCGGCGAGGAAGAGGTGCACGCCTTCACGTCCGTCTGCACCCACCAGGGATGCACGGTGGAGGCTGAGGACGAGCGGTTCCCCTGCCCCTGCCATGGCTCCGTCTTCGCCGTCGACTCGGGCGAGCCGATCTCTGGGCCCGCGACCCGCCCCCTGACCCGGTTCGAGGCGGAGATCACCGACGGCGAAATTCGTGTGCTGATCTGAGCAGTACGACCCTCTGAGGAGCCCGGACCGGAGGCGGATCCGTGCGATCAGGATCAGCCGATGCGGATACGCACCTTCGAGGCCGGCACATCCGTTCCGCGGATGGCTCCGCGCACCGCGTCTCCAGCCTTGCGCCGATGCAGTGTGCGGCCGCTCATGACCAACGCCGAGACACCGTCGAACTCCGCCGGCTCAGGATCGCTCAACGCACCCAGGCCGCGCCAGGCCAGGGTGGTCAGCACCGTGGCGTGCACGGTGTCCGCGTTCCGCCGTTCCGCAGCCGAAGGCTCCGGGCCCTTCAGCGGGACAGCCACCA
It contains:
- a CDS encoding SufE family protein — translated: MTTTTAARLPEPLAEIIEEFQAVPDQQKLELLLELSRELPEVPPRYQGSADSMEQVVECQTPLFLAFEYDDEARTAEIVFSAPPEAPTTRGFASILHQGLNGLSYEEILAVPDDVPARLGLSKAITPLRLRGMSAMLGRIKRNITAHVASLS
- a CDS encoding alpha/beta hydrolase family protein → MSSRAHAPGTAARALPAQVGGLTARIRRVIERLPERRSRRTPDPDPPTPWLRASMLGVGTGLAAGMTLAGAASALAGHFARVVVTPAKEHAEDLEILAVVRGPAGDEVILPATPETVVEGTYGLNFHGGRASARIGEISSFSPRDGTIARRVEKVHDGDLRQVNRGWWTSVPDPTPDAAGFISRDVVVELPGGPAPAWHVPPRTRTGPLAEKNVWGVMVHGRGGRRAEGIRALGVAERLGIDALLISYRNDGEAPDAPDGRYGLGITEWEDVEAAVQHALDQGAEDVLLFGWSMGGAIALQTADRSRLAPAIRGLVLTGPVVDWIDVLGYQARANRIPEAVGRLGSWFISHPAGRRVTGLAAPVDLKALNWIDRADQLHVRTLILHSSDDDVVPYVPSRNLAERNEMVTFVPFTQARHVKEWNHDRERWEQSVVAWVTELFGGDAPAHLSSATRRAR
- the msrB gene encoding peptide-methionine (R)-S-oxide reductase MsrB, translating into MSTDQTDPGAPAAFASLSDAQWRERLSPEEYYVLRQGGTERPFTGEHWDAGQPGVYRCRACGAELFTSETKFDSRCGWPSFYQPAEGANVRYLRDTGMGMERVEVRCGSCDSHLGHVFSGEGFDTPTDQRYCINSLSMTFQEEDE
- a CDS encoding threonine aldolase family protein produces the protein MTSIDLTAAERAAESAAPAVPADLLDPGFASDNTAGISPAVLGAITDANTGSALPYGGDGVTARLEHVIREEFGSQAQIFPVFTGTGANVVSLQAMLPRWGAAICTRQAHVNTDEGAAPERVGAIKLLARPRPDGRLTPEDVDAELGAQGFVHAAQPLAVTLTQSTEVGTVYSPAQIAAVAERAHAAGLGVHMDGSRISNAAAALGVSLREVTTDVGVDVLSLGGTKNGALAAEAVVVLNPDRVTGLDYIRKFSMQLASKQRFVSAQLLELFGTDLWRRNAEHANAQARRLGERLAQIDGIELSSPAQVNAVFPKMPRHVVAALQSRYLCHVWDEAADGDPIIRLMCSFATSDAQIDELVDHARRASTARLAHGG
- a CDS encoding DUF3000 domain-containing protein — protein: MTALDPAGSARGRGLGPQISTPGIDELPESFRSALGELRRARPRHQALVEEIPAPVKLAPYAVALRAEVLEPSAKTPVHGPARLRPAPEEPDMLATGRFILLHDPQGQETWGGTFRVVIYIRAELDADMGNDPLLAEVAWTWLSDSLDQCGVEHSHAGGTATRILSESFGSLEERRASNTVELRASWTPTGSHLGRHLEAWADMVCSFAGLPPLPDGVVALPHVRRN
- a CDS encoding ribonuclease D, encoding MEDQEEHLPPLLTEPADGVPFVIDTPRGLQRCAEALAAGTGPVAVDAERASGFRYGQRAFLVQLKREGSGLWLIDPEPFDTLIPLQRALGSAEWILHAASQDLPCLAELGMHPHALFDTELGARLAGLPRVGLGAVVESLLGVRLAKEHSAADWSRRPLPQDWLRYAALDVELLIELRSSLSQMLEEQGKTDWAAQEFEHVRTHRPAAVPRKDRWRKTTGINKLKSPRRLAALRELWRAREHLAEQKDIAPGHVLPDSALVAAAQDMPGTVPQLLGVPGFHGRAAKREAPRWLRAVKAGAASEDLPELQRRTGAPPPPRSWKDRNPLAFRRYRTARERLVRQAERLEVMSEILLTPAVLKQVCWEPPEPIDLETVAAALAELGARPWQVEQAAAIVTVALLDPDRLDDL
- a CDS encoding 3-hydroxyacyl-CoA dehydrogenase NAD-binding domain-containing protein encodes the protein MQNAFFPDDDAVEAPMNAQSARSSSAGTDRQAITPAQTDFSGYAALAEAFSDEVLTHSRVEDVALPDDAGTLALIRLDNDAPKRPTTLGPNSLIAFGEAVAAQLPRAESGEIVGLAVIGKPGYLVAGADLGAVNTIESSELARNMAELGHQAYNLLEDFPVPSFAFINGTALGGGLEIALAAQWRTVSTGAKALSLPEAFLGLIPGWGGVYRLPRLIGPEAAAQVIFSNALANNRTLKGPQAYELGIADALLGADDFEQESLAFAARVISEDPETLTSLTRHRDRDTSEEAWERAVGSARRTVATKTGESAPAPVKALEVFTAGKDLDREQDRVAECDALAELMVTAEFANTVYAFLELVQKRAKRPAGVPETAPRQVGKVGIVGAGLMASQLAMVFAQHLQVPVVMTDVDDARVAKGLDFVSSQVEKLQTKGRLSADQAAGLKSLVTGSTDKSVYADADFIIEAVFEEIGVKKQVFAELEEIVPAETILATNTSSLSVTEMAADLRHPERVIGFHFFNPVAVMPLIEIARTPQTADEPIATAFDLAARLRKTPVLTTDSAAFVVNRILLRLMAEVQKAFDEGTDAATADQALRPIGLPMTPFTLLAMVGIPVAQHVTESLHAAFGERFHVSDNLQRLIEAGVTEIWSTDEDGRPYIKEETLALIEVGDSPRTGEQLLHDVEDALAQEIGLMLTEGVVSSPKDIDLCMILGAAWPMHRGGITPYLDQIGASARINGRTFH
- a CDS encoding Rieske (2Fe-2S) protein, encoding MSDTCCARRAFLRSTAAGAVGLTGLSLAACGGGTEDSESAGEAVHPGDTWESVLAAEELPPGASTSASVGEHDLLLHRSGEEEVHAFTSVCTHQGCTVEAEDERFPCPCHGSVFAVDSGEPISGPATRPLTRFEAEITDGEIRVLI